Proteins from a single region of Xiphophorus maculatus strain JP 163 A chromosome 22, X_maculatus-5.0-male, whole genome shotgun sequence:
- the LOC102232665 gene encoding uncharacterized protein LOC102232665 — protein MIRVSIIVSVLLMLTINAKPLNKPSDEHLEQRVVFIDDKGKLSWGAEVEPPEDMDGIEYEVDPRMRIWNSMKASGQEKHYLEPEEDLDKIYHPSTVELQAHIRELGYKAEEKEDDQHLPAQMEQVVYLQPEKDMDDVYHKKPLLPALQRDVAEAAAPVDIPSQRKYTEPEEDLDYLYHKGFDMPVLQQKVAEAPVDIPSQRKYTKPEEDLDGLYHQ, from the exons ATGATTCG GGTTTCTATCATAGTCAGCGTTTTGCTGATGCTAACCATCAATGCAAAGCCCTTG AATAAACCTTCAGATGAACACTTGGAGCAAAGGGTTGT GTTCATTGATGACAAAGGGAAGTTGTCCTGGGGAGCAGAGGTTGAGCCTCCAGAGGACATGGACGGGATCGAGTATGAGGTCGACCCTCGTATGAGGATCTGGAACAGCATGAAGGCCAGCGGACAGGAGAAACACTACCTGGAGCCTGAGGAAGATCTGGATAAGATTTACCATCCTTCAACAGTCGAGCTCCAAGCTCATATCAGAGAGCTTGGATACAAAGCTGAAGAGAAGGAAGACGACCAGCATTTGCCTGCACAGATGGAGCAGGTAGTTTATCTGCAGCCTGAGAAAGACATGGATGATGTTTACCACAAAAAGCCCCTCTTGCCCGCCCTTCAACGAGACGTGGCTGAAGCTGCTGCCCCTGTTGACATTCCCTCTCAAAGAAAGTACACTGAGCCAGAGGAAGATCTCGATTATCTTTACCATAAAGGGTTTGACATGCCAGTCCTTCAACAAAAGGTAGCTGAGGCTCCTGTCGACATTCCCTCTCAGAGGAAGTACACCAAGCCAGAGGAAGATCTGGATGGACTGTACCACCAGTGA
- the fuom gene encoding fucose mutarotase isoform X2, which translates to MVVLKGIPSVLSPELLYALAKMGHGDELVLADANFPASSICACGPKEIRADGLGIPQLLEAILKLLPLDTYVDRPAAVMDLVKSDKQRRLAVPVWDTYTQLLSQAGSQSSLEKMERFNFYERAKKAYAVVATGETALYGNLILKKGVIPAEMLQ; encoded by the exons ATGGTGGTTCTGAAGGGGATCCCCTCTGTTTTATCACCAGAGCTGCTGTATGCGCTGGCCAAAATGGGCCATGGGGATGAACTGG TACTTGCAGATGCTAATTTCCCTGCGTCTTCTATTTGTGCCTGTGGTCCAAAAGAGATCAGAGCTGATG GTCTGGGAATCCCACAACTTTTAGAGgcgattttaaagttgttgccCTTGGATACCTACGTCGACAGACCG GCAGCAGTCATGGATCTGGTAAAGAGTGACAAGCAGAGACGTTTAGCTGTCCCAGTGTGGGACACTTACACACAGCTCCTCAGCCAGGCAGGCTCACAG AGCTCTCTGGAGAAAATGGAAAGATTTAATTTCTACGAACGAGCTAAAAAGGCATACGCTGTCGTGGCAACAGG gGAAACTGCTCTTTATGGAAACTTAATATTGAAGAAGGGAGTCATTCCTGCTGAGATGCTGCAGTGA
- the fuom gene encoding fucose mutarotase isoform X3: MVVLKGIPSVLSPELLYALAKMGHGDELVLADANFPASSICACGPKEIRADGLGIPQLLEAILKLLPLDTYVDRPAAVMDLVKSDKQRRLAVPVWDTYTQLLSQAGSQVAGVSKCSPEELVSCMF, translated from the exons ATGGTGGTTCTGAAGGGGATCCCCTCTGTTTTATCACCAGAGCTGCTGTATGCGCTGGCCAAAATGGGCCATGGGGATGAACTGG TACTTGCAGATGCTAATTTCCCTGCGTCTTCTATTTGTGCCTGTGGTCCAAAAGAGATCAGAGCTGATG GTCTGGGAATCCCACAACTTTTAGAGgcgattttaaagttgttgccCTTGGATACCTACGTCGACAGACCG GCAGCAGTCATGGATCTGGTAAAGAGTGACAAGCAGAGACGTTTAGCTGTCCCAGTGTGGGACACTTACACACAGCTCCTCAGCCAGGCAGGCTCACAG GTGGCGGGGGTGTCCAAGTGCAGTCCAGAAGAGCtggtgtcctgcatgttttag
- the fuom gene encoding fucose mutarotase isoform X1, with protein MVVLKGIPSVLSPELLYALAKMGHGDELVLADANFPASSICACGPKEIRADGLGIPQLLEAILKLLPLDTYVDRPAAVMDLVKSDKQRRLAVPVWDTYTQLLSQAGSQSSLEKMERFNFYERAKKAYAVVATGCVFFCFNLQVAGVSKCSPEELVSCMF; from the exons ATGGTGGTTCTGAAGGGGATCCCCTCTGTTTTATCACCAGAGCTGCTGTATGCGCTGGCCAAAATGGGCCATGGGGATGAACTGG TACTTGCAGATGCTAATTTCCCTGCGTCTTCTATTTGTGCCTGTGGTCCAAAAGAGATCAGAGCTGATG GTCTGGGAATCCCACAACTTTTAGAGgcgattttaaagttgttgccCTTGGATACCTACGTCGACAGACCG GCAGCAGTCATGGATCTGGTAAAGAGTGACAAGCAGAGACGTTTAGCTGTCCCAGTGTGGGACACTTACACACAGCTCCTCAGCCAGGCAGGCTCACAG AGCTCTCTGGAGAAAATGGAAAGATTTAATTTCTACGAACGAGCTAAAAAGGCATACGCTGTCGTGGCAACAGGGTGcgtatttttctgctttaacttACAGGTGGCGGGGGTGTCCAAGTGCAGTCCAGAAGAGCtggtgtcctgcatgttttag
- the echs1 gene encoding enoyl-CoA hydratase, mitochondrial: MAFLCRNAALLLKSSRAAPALLSASRLYSSGGQYEYILVEKRGDKNNVGFIQLNRPKALNALCDGLMKELGQALDAFEADKDVGAVVITGSERAFAAGADIKEMQNRTFQECYGGNFLAHWNRVSTVRKPVIAAVNGFALGGGCELAMMCDIIYAGEKAQFGQPEILLGTIPGAGGTQRLTRAVGKSLAMEMVLTGDRINAQEAKQSGLVSKIYPVDQLISEAVKCGEKIAANSKLISAMAKEAVNAAYELTLAEGNRLEKRLFHSTFATDDRKEGMTAFVEKRKANFQDQ, translated from the exons ATGGCCTTTTTGTGCAGAAACGCAGCTTTGCTCCTGAAGTCCTCCAGAGCAGCGCCGGCCCTGCTGTCCGCCAGCCGCCTCTACAGCTCAG GTGGTCAGTACGAGTATATTTTGGTGGAAAAGCGAGGTGACAAGAATAATGTAGGTTTCATTCAGCTGAACCGACCCAAGGCTCTCAACGCTCTCTGTGACGGTCTAATGAAGGAGCTGGGACAGGCGCTGGACGCCTTTGAAGCCGACAAAGACGTTGGAGCTGTTGTCATCACGGGCAGCGAGAGAGCCTTTGCTG ctgGAGCAGATATTAAAGAGATGCAGAATCGAACTTTTCAGGAATGTTATGGTGGGAACTTTCTGGCTCACTGGAACAGAGTGTCCACAGTGAGGAAACCTGTAATCGCAGCTGTTAATGGATTTGCT CTGGGTGGAGGCTGTGAGCTAGCCATGATGTGTGACATCATCTACGCTGGAGAGAAGGCGCAGTTTGGCCAACCAGAGATCCTGCTGGGGACCATCCCAG GGGCGGGAGGTACCCAGCGCCTGACTCGTGCTGTTGGCAAATCCCTGGCAATGGAGATGGTACTAACGGGAGACAGGATTAATGCTCAGGAGGCCAAACAGTCAG gtTTGGTGAGTAAAATTTATCCTGTGGACCAGCTCATATCTGAGGCTGTTAAATGTGGGGAGAAAATTGCTGCCAATTCCAAGCTGATCAGCGCCATGGCTAAAGAAGCTGTGAATGCAG CTTATGAACTGACTTTGGCTGAAGGAAATCGCTTGGAAAAGCGATTGTTCCATTCTACCTTTGCAACG GATGACCGTAAGGAGGGCATGACTGCATttgtggagaaaagaaaagccaaTTTCCAGGACCAGTAA
- the sprn gene encoding shadow of prion protein produces MSGMKQLVATCWTCLLLSAFLCEPALCKGGRGGSRGSSRGSPARSSTAGTYRGGGAYGGTRSRFRVAGRTSPVRVASAAAAGAAVALSADKWYASAYRRSNTDSSEEELDYYNRTNYFDALSSSTQNGSFLPNAVNIIIATFCAKYGLALDFIQ; encoded by the coding sequence ATGTCAGGAATGAAGCAGCTGGTTGCAACATGCTGGACCTGCCTGCTGCTCTCCGCTTTCCTGTGCGAGCCTGCGCTCTGCAAAGGAGGTCGCGGGGGCTCTCGGGGCTCCTCCCGCGGATCCCCCGCGCGCAGCTCCACAGCGGGGACCTACCGGGGAGGCGGAGCCTACGGCGGCACGCGCTCTCGGTTCAGGGTCGCTGGCCGGACGTCCCCGGTGAGGGTGGCGAGCGCTGCAGCGGCGGGAGCCGCGGTGGCCTTATCGGCAGACAAATGGTACGCGTCCGCCTACCGCCGCAGCAACACTGACAGCTCGGAGGAGGAGCTGGATTACTACAACAGGACCAATTACTTTGATGCATTGTCGAGCTCCACTCAGAACGGATCTTTTCTCCCTAATGCTGTCAATATTATTATTGCGACATTTTGCGCAAAGTATGGACTCGCGTTGGACTTTATACAGTAA
- the mtg1 gene encoding mitochondrial ribosome-associated GTPase 1, translating to MKLCQTLKNVDRFRTVFDFGGREVAHWFPGHMAKGLKQMKANLKNVDCIIEIHDARIPLSGRNPIFEDSLNVRPHLLVLNKMDLADLSNKQKILKKLENDGVRNVLFTDCLKQRDDNVKKLVPLVMELIKTSDRFNREENRDYCLMVIGVPNVGKSSLINAMRRTNVKKGRASRVGGEPGITKAILTKIQVSERPLMYLLDTPGVLPPKIESVETGMKLALCGTILDHLVGEDVIADYLLFSLNRLRRFGYVEKYDLQEPSDDIQHVLKRIAVKLRKTQRVKAITGVGNITVTIPNYTAAAYNFIRTFRKGELGQVLLD from the exons ATGAAACTGTGCCAGACTCTCAAAAATGTCGACAGATTCAGGACAGTGTTTGACTTTGGAGGCCGGGAGGTGGCTCACTGGTTCCCAGGACACATGGCGAAAG GGTTGAAGCAGATGAAAGCCAACCTCAAGAATGTGGACTGCATCATAGAAATCCATGATGCCAGA ATCCCCTTGTCTGGAAGAAACCCCATATTTGAGGACTCACTGAATGTAAGGCCTCATCTCCTTGTTCTGAACAAGATGGACCTCGCTGATCTATCCAACAAGCAG AAAATCttgaagaaactagaaaatGATGGGGTGAGGAATGTTCTCTTTACGGACTGTTTAAAGCAAAGAGATGACAACGTCAAAAAG ttGGTGCCATTGGTGATGGAATTAATTAAGACCAGTGACCGTTTTAACAGAGAGGAG AATAGAGATTACTGTCTCATGGTGATTGGAGTGCCCAATGTGGGGAAGTCATCACTTATTAATGCAATGAGaagaacaaatgttaaaaaag GCCGTGCATCGCGAGTGGGTGGGGAGCCAGGGATAACTAAAGCTATCCTGACTAAAATACAG GTTTCTGAGAGACCGTTAATGTACCTGCTGGACACACCCGGCGTGTTACCCCCTAAGATCGAGAGCGTGGAGACGGGCATGAAGCTGGCTTTATGTG GAACTATCCTGGACCATTTGGTGGGTGAAGATGTTATTGCAGACTACCTGCTCTTTTCTTTGAACCGACTCAGGAGGTTTGG ATATGTAGAGAAATATGACCTCCAAGAGCCAAGTGACGACATCCAGCACGTCCTCAAACGTATCGCTGTGAAACTCAGAAAGACTCAGCGAGTCAAAGCCATCACTGGAGTAG GAAACATCACTGTCACCATCCCAAACTACACGGCAGCAGCGTACAATTTCATCAGAACATTCAGGAAAGGAGAACTGGGACAAGTACTCCTGGACTGA
- the paox gene encoding peroxisomal N(1)-acetyl-spermine/spermidine oxidase: MAGNRNVNIVIVGSGIAGIAACHRLVNSGFTNVHILEATERSGGRIKTGRFGDKVIEIGANWIHGPSEENPVFCLARHYGLLDPEALTQENQAFDLGGETPWITNIFSSSGRKLSEKDIYPALEMFTVLLNESSQFQNQMGEPYTSVGDFIRSEVRKRCVEKWKDIDSATRSFQLCVISGMLKRECCVNGSHSLDEVGLGAFGQYKTFPGLDCTFPGGYEGLIANLMSELPDDIVKYNRPVRSVYWSNNEKQSSVMVECEDGERINADHVIVTVPLGYLKRHHSRLFHPPLPLHKLHSIQRLGFGTNNKIFVEFNEPWWDADCDVIQLVWEDEDALVDQVSDVKSSWIKKLFGFTVLKPTERYGHLLCGWIAGHESEYMETLPEQEVTDVVTQLVRRFTGNPSITPRRIQRSQWFHNPWTNGSYSYLATGCSQQDLENMMEPLPSNASKARPLQVLFAGEATHLCYFSTVHGALLTGWREADRLISHYSSTNPSRRRMAKL, translated from the exons ATGGCTGGAAACAGGAACGTAAACATTGTTATCGTAGGCAGTGGGATAGCGGGGATCGCTGCGTGTCACAGGCTGGTTAATTCTGGGTTCACTAATGTCCACATACTTGAAGCAACTGAAAGAAGTGGAGGACGAATTAAAACTGGCAGATTTG GTGATAAAGTCATTGAGATTGGTGCAAACTGGATCCATGGACCCTCTGAGGAAAACCCGGTTTTTTGTCTGGCCCGTCATTATGGGCTCTTGGACCCAGAGGCTCTGACCCAAGAAAACCAGGCCTTCGACCTGGGAGGAGAAACACCCTGGATTACCAACATCTTCAGCAGCTCAG GTCGGAAGCTGAGTGAGAAGGACATCTATCCAGCTCTGGAGATGTTTACCGTGCTGCTGAATGAAAGTTCACAGTTTCAGAATCAAATGGGAGAACCCTATACCAGTGTGGGAGACTTCATACGCTCAGAG GTGAGAAAACGATGTGTGGAGAAGTGGAAAGACATCGACTCAGCCACCAGATCCTTTCAGCTGTGTGTGATCAGTGGCATGCTGAAAAGAGAATGCTGTGTTAATGGCTCACACAGCTTAGATGAGGTTGGTCTGGGGGCCTTTGGCCAATACAAGACCTTTCCTGGATTGGACTGTACATTCCCAGG TGGCTATGAAGGTCTGATTGCAAACTTGATGTCAGAGCTCCCTGATGATATAGTAAAGTACAATCGACCTGTGCGGAGTGTCTACTGGAGCAACAACGAGAAACAAAGCTCAGTAATGGTGGAGTGTGAGGACGGGGAGAGGATCAACGCAGATCATGTTATCGTAACAGTGCCTTTAG GATACTTAAAGAGACACCATTCACGTCTGTTCCaccctcctctccctcttcaCAAGCTGCACTCCATCCAGAGGCTCGGCTTTGGaaccaacaacaaaatatttgtggAGTTCAACGAGCCGTGGTGGGATGCTGACTGTGATGTCATTCAGCTGGTGTGGGAGGATGAG GATGCGTTGGTGGATCAGGTCTCAGATGTGAAGAGTTCTTGGATAAAGAAGCTGTTTGGTTTCACTGTCCTCAAACCCACTGAAAG GTATGGTCATCTTCTCTGTGGGTGGATCGCAGGGCATGAGTCTGAGTACATGGAGACACTACCTGAGCAGGAGGTCACAGATGTTGTCACACAACTTGTCCGCAGATTCACAG GGAATCCTTCCATCACTCCACGGAGGATCCAGCGCTCCCAATGGTTCCACAACCCCTGGACAAATGGATCTTACAGCTACTTGGCAACGGGCTGCTCACAGCAGGATCTGGAGAACATGATGGAGCCTCTGCCATCCAATGCATCGAAAGCCAGA CCCCTGCAGGTGTTGTTTGCTGGAGAAGCCACTCATCTCTGCTACTTTTCCACCGTCCATGGAGCGCTTCTCACTGGCTGGAGAGAAGCTGACAGACTCATCTCCCACTACTCCTCCACTAATCCCTCCAGGCGCCGAATGGCAAAGCTTTAA